ATAGTATCTcttaaaacaattacaaacataTTGTAAATCAACTTGtttttacatacaataaaaaaattgtatggaaTACACCTAAATATATGATACAATTTCCATCTAAACTACTATAACTCTACCACCTATATTTGCGACAGGTACTGTGCATATTGTTGCAGCTTACACCAACAGCAGAATGGCAGAACCAGGTTCTGCTTAGTACTGGCTGTATTCTCTCCGTAAAATCTGTTCAGATTCCAATCTGCAGTCTCTAGTTTCTTATTCTTGGTGGAGTCGATGTCTGCATCATCATTATACCCGCACCTTGTAGAGTAGCGAGCTCTTTTAACAATTTGTTCTTCCGACAGGTCATTGACCATCTTGTCGATTGCTTCCTCTCGGTCCTCATGCATATTAGATACACCATCGACAGCATCGTCATACTTCTGTTTCTTTGACTCATTTTGTTCCATATCAGCTGTCGGCATATTTTCAACCAGTCCGTTGTATTGACTCACGGTAGCTTGTTCGTATGTGGAGAATCCTTCATCAGGATTCTTCCTCTTTTTACGTTCAACTCGTTCAGCATCTGCTGCTTTTTCTGTCTCTTGAGACTTTGCTTGGTCGTCGAGCGTCGAGTTCGGCGGCAGATTACTCCTAGCCTCCTCAGCAActgtttcttgatagttgtttaTCCTCGCTTGCTTTCTAGCAGAGCGCAGTGACCGTAATCTTTTGATCCGGTTTACTTGTCTCTCAGCAAACGTTATCGTTGTAGGGGTCCAAGTTGATAATTCTATTTGGGGAGCCATTGTTGTTACAGATTTTTTCCAATCGTACAATATTCACGACACTCACAGTCTTGTTGTACTAATATAGTACGCGAGACTGTAAACTTTTACTTCGGCGGTATTGGCAC
This sequence is a window from Spodoptera frugiperda isolate SF20-4 chromosome 5, AGI-APGP_CSIRO_Sfru_2.0, whole genome shotgun sequence. Protein-coding genes within it:
- the LOC118272218 gene encoding pre-mRNA-splicing factor Syf2-like, with the protein product MAPQIELSTWTPTTITFAERQVNRIKRLRSLRSARKQARINNYQETVAEEARSNLPPNSTLDDQAKSQETEKAADAERVERKKRKNPDEGFSTYEQATVSQYNGLVENMPTADMEQNESKKQKYDDAVDGVSNMHEDREEAIDKMVNDLSEEQIVKRARYSTRCGYNDDADIDSTKNKKLETADWNLNRFYGENTASTKQNLVLPFCCWCKLQQYAQYLSQI